The genomic DNA CCAGGAGAAGTTCTTGATAGCTCTGATAAACGCCCTCGAATCGCGCGGCTGAGGTGCAATGGCAGGGCGTTTGGAGTAGAAGAAAGGCTAACAAGATCGAGTGGCGAAACGTCTCCAGGGTTTATCGTACCTGCCCTCTCACCCTCCGCTACAAGTTTGGAACTAAACCAGGCGTGAATGCACCAACTCAGAATATCAAGGCCATTGGAGATCGTATTGAGGTAATTAGCGTTTATACGAAGGAGGGGGAAGTCGAACCTATCACAGAGGCGATCCTTGATTTCATCACGCCGCCGCTGCTTGGGCGCCCGATGGGAGTTTCCATCGTACTCCACTCCAAATATAGCGGCTGGTGGTCTGCGTCTGCTATGGTAAAGTCGACATGCGCCTGCAGACAGAATTTGAAATCCTGCGGAGATATGCCGCTGCCCTCGATTGGTAGGATCTCCGCTAAACGCATTTTACAAATACTTGAGCGTTCCATTCCTTTAACACGGCCTTCATGCGAAGACTGGTTGCTGCTTCATATTCGTCAAGAAGGCGTTTGAGCATACGCATCTCCGCGGTACTTGAAGTAATGGCTCGAAATGCGTCGACCTATTTTGACATCTCACGGCCTTGACTCGCCTTCTACCGAACCCAGTTCAACTCCGGCTCCGCGGCGATCTCACCGATCTCGGATGCGTGGCGGTAGAAGGTGCGGAGGCCTTCGATCATCGGAGGGTCCAGCTCGTAGGTGAGGTCGCGCCAGTAGGCGTCGAGGAAGCCCTCCTCGATGCCGAAATGCGCGGAGTAGCGGCGGGCGAGCTCGATGCGGTTCGCGTAGCCGTACGCGCGCGACTCCAGCAGCGTGGCGTGCAGGGCGCGGAGCGCGTCGTCCGTGCCGCCGGAGGCCTGCCAGACCGCGAACGCGAACGGCAGCCCCGTCTCGTCCCACCACTCCTGGCCGAGATCGAATCGGAACGCCTGCTGGGGATAGAGGTTCGGCCGCAGCGCCACGTCGCCGATGAAGAGCGCCGCGTTCGCCCCCGCCGCGAACGGATCTGCCTTGGCCTGGTCGAACCACACGAAGCGTGGCTGCACGCCCCAGCGGATGCGCAGCAGGATCTTGAGCAGCACCACCGAGGTGGCGGACGAGGTGGGCATCGCCACCGTGCAGCCGTCCAGCTCGCGCGGGTCGCGCCCGCCCAGGAAGAGGATGCTGCGCACCGGCCCCCGCGACCCGATCACCAGGTCCGGGAGGATGCGGTAGCGGTCAGCATTGCGCGCGTATTCGATGCTGGACGAGGGCGAGACGTCGATCTCCCCGCGCTCCAGCAGCCCGTTCAGGTACGACGGGACGCCCTCCACCATCCGCGGCGCCGGCACCGCACCATCGACCAGGCCCGCGTGGACTGGAAAGCAGTTGCTGTACGTGATGTGCCCCAGCGTGAGTCCCACCGTCCCATCCGCCATCTACCGCTCCAGTCCGTTCGTCTTCCGTTCCTCCGTGCTCCGCCTCTCCTGCGGATGCCGGCTGCCGATCCGCGTCTCCGGAAGCGTCTCCATCGACGCCCGGCCGCGAAGGCGGGGAGAATGGGCCGGGCGGTTCCTCCTTGTCAACCACGTGCGGGCCCGGTAACGTGCGTTCCCGGCCGGTGCTTCCGCCGCACCGCACGTCCCGTCCGGCCTCACGTGCCTTCCCACCCGCCCGAGGCTCGCCCATGAACGACGACGCACCCCCGCCGTCCGGTCTCCCCACGCAGGCCTCGGCCGAGGGGCCGGACCGCGGCGACGACGCGGCCTGGCGCGGCATCGAGGCCGACCCGCGCTTCCGCGAGCTGGTGGCGGCCAAGCGGCGCTTCATCGTTCCCGCCACGCTGTTCTTCATCGCCTACTACTTCGCGCTGCCGATCCTGGTCGGCTACGCGCCGGGGCTGATGGAGCGCCGCGTGTTCGGCGACGTCAACGTGGCGTACCTGTTCGCGCTCTCGCAGTTCGTGATGGCGTGGGTGCTCATGGCGATGTACGTGCGCCGCGCCCGCGGCTTCGACGCCATGGCCGCCGACCTGGCCGCCCGGGTCCGCGGAGGCCACGCATGAGCACCGCGCTGATGATGTTCCTGGGCTTCATCGCCCTCACGCTGGGCATCACGTACTGGGCCTCGCGCCGCACGCAGACCACGGCGGACTTCTACAGCGCCGGGCGCTCCATCACCGGCTTCCAGAACGGCTGGGCCGTGGCGGGCGACTACATGAGCGCCGCGTCGTTCCTCGGCATCGCCGGGCTGATCGCCTTCTACGGCTACGACGGCTTCATGTACTCCGTCGGCTGGCTCGTCGCGTATCTTACCGTGCTCCTGCTCGTCGCCGAGCCGCTGCGCAACACCGGTAAGTTCACGATGGCGGACGTGCTCGCGTTCCGCCTGCGCAGCCCGGCCGTGCGCACGCTGGCCGCCGTCTCCACCCTGACGGTGAGCCTCGTCTACATGATCGCGCAGATGGTGGGCGCCGGCTCGCTGGTGAGCCTGCTCATCCCCTCCATCAGCTTCAACGTGGCCATCGTCATGGTGGGCGTGCTGATGCTGGTGTACGTGATCTTCGGGGGGATGCTGGCGACCACGTGGGTGCAGATCGTGAAGGCCGTGCTGCTGATGGCAGGCACCATCCTGCTCTCCATCCTGGTGATGGCGCGCTTCGGCTTCTCGTTCACCGAGTTCTTCCACGCGGTCGCCGGCGTCACGGGCAAGTTCTGCGAGGTGGGCACGCTCAAGGACGGCGCCTGCCCCAACGGTGCCGCACCCATCGTGCGCGACTACACGCAGCCGGGGCTGTACTACCACGGAAAGTGGGGCCCGCTCTCGCTCATCTCGCTGGGCGTCGCGCTCATCTTCGGCACGGCGGGGCTGCCGCACATCCTGGTGCGCTTCTACACGGTGCCGTCGGCCAAGGCGGCGCGCACGTCGGTGGTGTGGGCCATGATCCTCATCGGCTCGTTCTACATCATGACCACGTTCCTGGGCTTCGG from Longimicrobiaceae bacterium includes the following:
- a CDS encoding cation acetate symporter, producing MSTALMMFLGFIALTLGITYWASRRTQTTADFYSAGRSITGFQNGWAVAGDYMSAASFLGIAGLIAFYGYDGFMYSVGWLVAYLTVLLLVAEPLRNTGKFTMADVLAFRLRSPAVRTLAAVSTLTVSLVYMIAQMVGAGSLVSLLIPSISFNVAIVMVGVLMLVYVIFGGMLATTWVQIVKAVLLMAGTILLSILVMARFGFSFTEFFHAVAGVTGKFCEVGTLKDGACPNGAAPIVRDYTQPGLYYHGKWGPLSLISLGVALIFGTAGLPHILVRFYTVPSAKAARTSVVWAMILIGSFYIMTTFLGFGAATLVGKANIGVMKAGVLVPNQNLAAPLLAEKIGGEVFLSFIAAIAFATILAVVAGLTIASSSAFAHDIWFSVVKRGEKHDEREQVLVARVAAVVIGILSIVLAIALKSLNVAFLVGLAFAIAASANVPAILLTLYWRRFNTTGMVAGMLVGLVASVVLILLSPAVMGIDPAGAAARHLIQAQPVFPLDNPAVVSVPLGFLAAILGSLMTRDPAAEAAYDELNVRANTGLGAA
- a CDS encoding DUF485 domain-containing protein, which encodes MNDDAPPPSGLPTQASAEGPDRGDDAAWRGIEADPRFRELVAAKRRFIVPATLFFIAYYFALPILVGYAPGLMERRVFGDVNVAYLFALSQFVMAWVLMAMYVRRARGFDAMAADLAARVRGGHA
- a CDS encoding menaquinone biosynthesis protein; translation: MADGTVGLTLGHITYSNCFPVHAGLVDGAVPAPRMVEGVPSYLNGLLERGEIDVSPSSSIEYARNADRYRILPDLVIGSRGPVRSILFLGGRDPRELDGCTVAMPTSSATSVVLLKILLRIRWGVQPRFVWFDQAKADPFAAGANAALFIGDVALRPNLYPQQAFRFDLGQEWWDETGLPFAFAVWQASGGTDDALRALHATLLESRAYGYANRIELARRYSAHFGIEEGFLDAYWRDLTYELDPPMIEGLRTFYRHASEIGEIAAEPELNWVR